From Streptomyces sp. NBC_00683, one genomic window encodes:
- a CDS encoding DinB family protein yields MPLPRTRPDFTADERSQLVGWLDLQRSIVQWKCEGLSDEDARRSVLPGSPLMTVAGIVSHLRWAEHCWFQVLFLDHPAAGNPQFSGVEDADFTAEGIPLPQLLAEYDRQCAASNEFIATHALDDIGRNRAYKAGSASLRWILFHMIEETARHVGHLDTIRELLDGETGHY; encoded by the coding sequence ATGCCACTTCCTCGTACACGCCCTGATTTCACAGCGGACGAACGCAGCCAGCTCGTGGGCTGGCTCGACCTCCAGCGTTCGATCGTGCAGTGGAAGTGCGAGGGGCTCTCGGACGAGGACGCCCGCCGGTCGGTCCTCCCTGGGTCCCCCTTGATGACCGTGGCCGGGATCGTCTCGCATCTGCGCTGGGCGGAGCACTGCTGGTTCCAGGTTCTGTTCCTGGACCACCCGGCAGCGGGCAACCCTCAGTTCTCGGGTGTCGAGGACGCCGACTTCACGGCCGAGGGCATTCCGCTCCCCCAACTCCTCGCCGAGTACGACCGCCAGTGCGCCGCCTCCAACGAGTTCATCGCCACGCACGCGCTGGACGACATCGGCCGGAACCGCGCGTACAAGGCCGGCTCGGCATCACTGCGCTGGATCCTGTTCCACATGATCGAGGAGACGGCCCGCCACGTCGGCCACCTCGACACGATCCGCGAGCTCCTCGACGGAGAGACAGGCCATTACTGA
- a CDS encoding DUF7144 family membrane protein, giving the protein MAQSVPTPGTSPSPGSGSAWASGGVMFAGVLLLVDGVLAVIKGIAGIASDDVYARINDYTFKFNVTSWGWIHLVLGIVLVIVGAGILKGALWARGVGVGLAALSLIANFMWLPYQPVWAIVSIAIDAFVIWALCTDRTKAAF; this is encoded by the coding sequence ATGGCCCAGTCAGTACCCACGCCGGGCACCTCCCCGAGCCCGGGGTCCGGCAGCGCGTGGGCGTCCGGGGGCGTGATGTTCGCCGGTGTCCTGCTGCTCGTCGACGGTGTCCTGGCCGTGATCAAGGGGATCGCGGGCATCGCGTCGGACGACGTGTACGCCCGCATCAACGACTACACGTTCAAGTTCAACGTGACGTCCTGGGGCTGGATCCACCTCGTTCTCGGCATCGTCCTCGTGATCGTCGGTGCGGGCATCCTGAAGGGCGCGCTCTGGGCCCGCGGCGTGGGCGTCGGGCTGGCCGCGCTGAGCCTGATCGCCAACTTCATGTGGCTGCCGTACCAGCCGGTGTGGGCGATCGTCTCGATCGCCATCGACGCCTTCGTGATCTGGGCCCTGTGCACGGACCGGACGAAGGCGGCCTTCTGA
- a CDS encoding DUF1254 domain-containing protein — protein MSGGRGGRERDGTAALAAEAYVYGSPLVLALSAVEACLQEGFGVLAPTPFNSFAHAARPAVPADNVANAAVDTVDAIAQLDLSGGPVRLHVPDTGGAYYALQFVDAWSGTFAYVGRRATGTGEGDWLIVPPGWSGTVPDVVTGVIDAPTSVVSLVGRIACDGPDDMPRVRALQQELTLTHLGAHAHRTGLPAPDSDVPEALRFFERLRVWMADFPPAAADRAYQDRFQPLGLLEEGLSPYVSAGPGLLRALTQGLALGRARVAEACRYRDDAREGADTAPGAWEMNPHLFDHNLDHFGVGTISSPEWRIPDREASYLVRAVAARQALWGPHGYEAVCAHTRSDSRGRLLSGTHSYALRLGRPPPVEGFWSVTVYEVPGNHLVENPADRYAIGDRTPGVVHAADGSLTLYLSRQRPTDPGQAANWLPAPAGDFRAVMRLHTPEQAVLDGSYVIPAVERLDER, from the coding sequence GTGAGTGGCGGGCGCGGTGGCCGGGAGCGGGACGGTACGGCTGCCCTGGCCGCCGAGGCATACGTCTACGGCTCCCCGCTGGTCCTCGCGCTGTCGGCGGTCGAAGCGTGCCTGCAGGAAGGCTTCGGGGTCCTGGCGCCGACACCCTTCAACAGTTTCGCCCACGCCGCGCGGCCCGCCGTTCCCGCCGACAACGTCGCGAACGCGGCGGTCGACACCGTCGACGCGATCGCGCAGCTCGACCTGTCCGGCGGCCCGGTCAGGCTTCATGTGCCGGACACCGGCGGTGCGTACTACGCGCTGCAGTTCGTGGACGCGTGGAGCGGCACCTTCGCCTATGTCGGGCGGCGGGCGACCGGTACGGGCGAGGGCGACTGGCTGATCGTGCCGCCCGGCTGGTCCGGCACCGTGCCCGACGTGGTGACGGGGGTGATCGACGCACCCACCTCCGTCGTCTCCCTCGTCGGCCGCATCGCGTGCGACGGGCCCGACGACATGCCCCGTGTCCGGGCGCTCCAGCAGGAGCTCACGCTCACGCACCTGGGAGCCCACGCCCACCGGACCGGTCTGCCCGCGCCCGACTCCGACGTACCCGAGGCCCTCCGGTTCTTCGAACGGCTCCGGGTGTGGATGGCCGACTTCCCGCCCGCTGCCGCCGACCGTGCCTACCAGGACCGGTTCCAGCCCCTGGGGCTCCTGGAGGAGGGCCTCTCGCCGTACGTGTCGGCCGGGCCCGGTCTCCTGCGGGCGCTGACACAGGGGCTCGCGCTGGGCAGGGCGCGGGTGGCGGAGGCGTGCCGATACCGGGACGACGCCCGGGAGGGCGCGGACACGGCGCCGGGCGCGTGGGAGATGAACCCGCACCTCTTCGACCACAACCTCGACCACTTCGGCGTCGGCACGATCAGCTCGCCGGAGTGGAGGATCCCGGACCGCGAGGCGTCGTACCTGGTCAGGGCGGTGGCGGCACGGCAGGCGCTCTGGGGGCCGCACGGATACGAGGCGGTGTGCGCGCACACCCGCAGCGACTCCCGGGGACGCCTGCTCAGCGGGACCCACAGCTATGCGCTGCGCCTGGGCCGGCCGCCTCCCGTCGAGGGGTTCTGGTCCGTGACCGTGTACGAGGTCCCGGGCAACCACCTGGTCGAGAATCCGGCGGACCGGTACGCGATCGGTGACCGTACCCCCGGTGTCGTACACGCGGCCGACGGGTCGCTGACGCTGTACCTGTCCCGGCAGCGGCCGACGGACCCCGGCCAGGCGGCGAACTGGCTGCCCGCGCCCGCCGGTGACTTCCGGGCCGTGATGCGGCTCCACACCCCTGAGCAGGCCGTTCTCGACGGGAGCTATGTGATCCCGGCCGTCGAGCGGCTCGACGAACGGTAG
- a CDS encoding DUF2277 domain-containing protein, protein MCRSIKTLRPPAIPEEATEEEMTAAALQYVRKVSGFRAPAAHNQEVFDRAVAEIAEATHRLLDGLEIRGSAARV, encoded by the coding sequence ATGTGCCGCAGTATCAAGACGCTTCGTCCGCCAGCCATCCCCGAAGAGGCCACCGAGGAGGAGATGACAGCCGCCGCCCTGCAGTACGTACGCAAGGTGTCGGGCTTCCGTGCGCCCGCCGCGCACAACCAGGAGGTCTTCGACCGTGCCGTCGCCGAGATCGCGGAGGCGACCCACCGCCTGCTCGACGGCCTGGAGATCCGGGGCAGCGCCGCCCGGGTGTGA
- a CDS encoding DedA family protein, with the protein MLESVGALTGSPWIYAVVALSVLLDVFLPVLPSGVLVITAATAAAASSTTVTANPGEATQQVPSLLVLTLCAATASVLGDLVAYRLAWRGGDRLDRAIARSRRLTTAQERLGAALSRGGGALVVIARFAPAGRSVVSLGAGAAHRKVREFLPWSALAGVAWAGYSVSLGYFGGQWLGASWLGTAVSVLALFLAGALAALVVRRPPHARRAPVVTGAPAGS; encoded by the coding sequence GTGCTCGAGAGTGTGGGTGCGCTGACCGGCAGCCCATGGATCTACGCAGTGGTCGCCCTCTCGGTACTTCTGGACGTCTTCCTGCCCGTCCTGCCCAGCGGTGTGCTGGTGATCACGGCGGCGACGGCTGCCGCGGCGAGCTCGACGACGGTCACCGCCAACCCCGGCGAAGCCACCCAGCAGGTGCCTTCGCTGCTGGTGCTTACCCTGTGCGCTGCCACGGCCTCGGTGCTCGGCGACCTCGTCGCGTACCGCCTCGCATGGCGCGGCGGCGACCGCCTGGACCGGGCCATCGCCCGCTCCCGCCGTCTCACCACCGCACAGGAGCGCCTCGGCGCGGCGCTGAGCCGCGGCGGCGGCGCCCTCGTCGTCATCGCCCGCTTCGCCCCGGCAGGCCGCTCGGTCGTGTCCCTGGGCGCGGGCGCCGCCCACCGCAAGGTGCGGGAGTTCCTGCCCTGGTCGGCGCTGGCCGGGGTGGCCTGGGCGGGCTACAGCGTGAGCCTCGGCTACTTCGGCGGCCAGTGGCTGGGCGCGAGCTGGCTGGGCACGGCCGTCTCGGTCCTCGCCCTGTTCCTTGCGGGCGCCCTGGCGGCGCTGGTCGTCCGGCGGCCGCCCCACGCCCGGCGAGCACCGGTCGTCACCGGAGCCCCGGCAGGCAGCTGA
- a CDS encoding DoxX family protein → MSARLNRAQPYALGLFRAVIGFLFACHGAASLFGVLGGAMGGGTVPSGTWPGWYAAVIQLVGGTLVALGLGTRAAALVASGSMAYAYFKVHQPESLFPLQNGGEASAVFCWAFLLLVFTGPGAVAVDRLFSSRTSAAGEDQRPRENSPAVPV, encoded by the coding sequence ATGTCCGCACGTCTGAACAGGGCCCAGCCCTACGCACTCGGACTCTTCCGTGCCGTCATCGGTTTCCTCTTCGCCTGCCACGGCGCCGCCTCGCTCTTCGGCGTCCTCGGCGGCGCGATGGGCGGCGGCACCGTGCCTTCCGGCACCTGGCCGGGCTGGTACGCAGCCGTGATCCAGCTCGTCGGCGGCACCCTGGTCGCGCTCGGCCTCGGTACCCGCGCAGCCGCCCTCGTCGCCTCCGGATCCATGGCGTACGCGTACTTCAAGGTTCACCAGCCGGAATCGCTGTTCCCCCTCCAGAACGGCGGCGAAGCGTCGGCCGTCTTCTGCTGGGCCTTCCTGCTGCTGGTCTTCACGGGCCCCGGTGCCGTGGCCGTGGACCGGCTCTTCTCCTCCCGCACGAGCGCCGCCGGCGAGGACCAGCGTCCCCGCGAGAACTCACCGGCCGTCCCGGTCTGA
- a CDS encoding alkaline phosphatase D family protein produces MAGLRLGPLLRYVDWESGSRATVWVEASRPCTAEVRCADGASGSTPTFAVQGHHYALVVVSGLTPGSTTAYEVFLDGRRVWPPEDSRFPASTITTPAVPRPEETGPVRIAFGSCRWAAAPEQERDPIGPDALDTLAVELAADPTAVRPDVLLLLGDQVYADETSQATRRRLSARRDLNEPPGAEVADYEEYTHLYDESWRDPEVRWLLSTVPSCMIFDDHDVIDDWNTSAAWLEDMRRTPWWHERIVSGLMSYWVYQHLGNLSPDALAADPLYAAVRAAPDATEVLREHAARADADPTHTRWSYRRVFGRVRLLMVDTRAARVLGEQQRSMLDTEEARWMRDEALADPDAYDHLLIGTSLPWLLPPLIHDAESWNAALCRGERGGPDGRWARFGEKVRRASDLEHWAAFPESFNELTELLRKVAGGPDAPATVCVLSGDVHHAYIAEPHWPDPSPGATPGARIMQLTCSPVHNSIPATIRAGFRFGWSTPGRWLGRALALHGRTGAPPMRWRRTGGPWFGNQLMTLTLHGRKAALTLVQARQQPTGAQLETVLERTLTSNS; encoded by the coding sequence ACTGCTGCGGTACGTCGACTGGGAGTCCGGTTCCCGGGCGACGGTCTGGGTCGAGGCGAGCCGGCCCTGCACGGCCGAGGTCCGCTGCGCGGACGGCGCGTCGGGTTCCACCCCGACCTTCGCGGTGCAGGGGCACCACTACGCGCTGGTGGTGGTCTCGGGCCTGACGCCCGGCTCGACCACGGCCTACGAGGTGTTCCTCGACGGCCGCCGCGTCTGGCCGCCCGAGGACTCACGCTTCCCCGCGAGCACCATCACCACACCCGCTGTTCCGCGGCCGGAGGAGACCGGACCCGTCCGGATCGCCTTCGGCTCCTGCCGCTGGGCGGCCGCGCCCGAGCAGGAGCGCGACCCCATCGGCCCGGACGCCCTCGACACCCTGGCCGTCGAGCTCGCCGCCGACCCCACGGCCGTACGTCCCGATGTGCTCCTCCTCCTCGGCGATCAGGTGTACGCGGACGAGACGTCGCAGGCCACCCGGCGCCGGCTCTCCGCACGCCGCGACCTGAACGAGCCGCCCGGCGCGGAGGTCGCGGACTACGAGGAGTACACCCACCTCTACGACGAGTCCTGGCGCGACCCGGAGGTGCGCTGGCTGCTCTCCACGGTTCCCAGCTGCATGATCTTCGACGACCACGACGTCATCGACGACTGGAACACCAGCGCCGCCTGGCTCGAGGACATGCGGCGCACGCCGTGGTGGCACGAACGGATCGTCAGCGGCCTGATGTCGTACTGGGTGTACCAGCACCTCGGCAACCTCTCCCCCGACGCCCTGGCGGCCGACCCGCTGTACGCGGCGGTACGCGCCGCCCCGGACGCCACAGAAGTACTGCGGGAGCACGCCGCCCGTGCCGATGCCGATCCCACACACACCCGGTGGAGCTACCGGCGTGTTTTCGGCCGAGTACGGCTGCTGATGGTCGACACCCGGGCGGCCCGGGTTCTCGGCGAGCAGCAACGGTCGATGCTCGACACCGAAGAGGCCCGCTGGATGCGCGACGAGGCCCTCGCCGACCCGGACGCGTACGACCATCTCCTGATCGGCACCTCACTGCCGTGGCTGCTGCCGCCGCTCATCCATGACGCGGAGAGCTGGAACGCCGCGCTGTGCCGTGGCGAGCGCGGCGGCCCCGACGGGCGCTGGGCGCGCTTCGGGGAGAAGGTGCGCCGCGCCTCTGACCTGGAACATTGGGCGGCCTTCCCCGAATCCTTCAACGAGTTGACGGAGCTGCTGCGGAAGGTGGCCGGCGGGCCGGACGCTCCTGCCACGGTATGCGTGCTCTCGGGCGATGTGCACCATGCGTACATCGCCGAACCCCACTGGCCGGATCCCTCACCGGGCGCCACTCCCGGCGCACGCATCATGCAGCTGACCTGCTCCCCCGTGCACAACTCGATCCCCGCCACGATAAGAGCCGGATTCCGTTTCGGCTGGAGCACGCCCGGCCGGTGGCTGGGACGCGCGCTGGCGCTCCACGGCCGGACGGGAGCGCCGCCGATGCGCTGGCGCAGGACGGGCGGACCATGGTTCGGCAATCAGCTGATGACCTTGACCCTGCATGGCCGGAAAGCTGCGCTGACATTGGTTCAGGCCAGACAACAGCCCACAGGCGCGCAGTTGGAGACGGTCCTGGAGCGCACACTGACATCGAACAGCTGA